The genomic stretch AAATAACcggtattttaaaatttaaaacttcaaagtaacaaaaaatattaagggAATGCAAAGTACTTGAAATCTAGTTTAAGACTGAACTTGCTATTACCATGCAGCTCTACCAATTAAGCATCCAAATATAGACTTTTCAGTATAATGTCCACAATCAAACCTGTACCCAGAAGGCATAGTAACACCTTTTTACTATGTATAAAGTACACAACAcacaaaatagaattaaaaaatgatttatatttgGGCATACCGTAAAGAATGGTTCGAAAAACTTGGGTGGGTTGTATAATATTGCCACACCAAGGCGTTCAGGATAATGGTCTTGTAGAACATGGGCAGTTTCCCGTGTCAACCTCACTGAAATATTTGACAAATTGAAACCCTCAAAATCAATTAGCCAGACCATTTGTTCTTGGCCTGGTGGCAGATTTAAAATAGCATTCTCCATGCAATAGACCAAATACTTGATTTGTCCTTTTGTTGACTTTGTGTTCTGcaatcaaaataaacatgaaaatttgTCACCATGGAAAAGCAACATAAGATGAAGTACCTTTATTCTAAAACTTGAACCCCCAGGTTATTATATATCTACCTTTTTGTTCCATATATGCCAAAAGATCCTGTAATACTAATCTTAGGTTTCGAATAACCATATAACAATTGCATGCAGAGCATAGCCAACTGATTTCTGATGCACTATGACACAATGGGTTGATATGCTCAATAATCTAAATCATTAATTTATGAACCCTCCATGCAATAAGAATCTTCtgatattatttgatattttctctAGGAAGGATTCATGTAACTAACAATTAAAGAAGACAGTTTACAGAGTAGATAGAAGAGCAttgccttttctctttttttttttgaactttttcaaaacatatctaggcacaaataaaaaaaaataaaaaaaaatcaataagtAGTGATTGTGAAACCTGTCGACTAGGTCTCATGACAAGAACTGTTCGCCCATGCTTGTCAATTGAATTTGATCTGTAGATTTTCCCTGTCTCTGCTTCATGTGCAACCTCCTCCTACATCACAAGCAAAAACAATGACATTTAGAAATACCAGTTCTCACAAACGTATACTGCAAAGCAGAAAAATTTGCCCTGAGCACCCTAGGCTGAAAGGTTTCAAGTTGATTTGTTTATTGACCGTCGAATTAGTTGCAAATAAGCTGTGCTCTAGCATTTCTTCCATGCCTAATTAACCAACTTTATCTTGTCTatcagttttgaattttttacaTCGTGACGGTTGGATTTGGAAAATTGGGTAGACTTCCCAACAAGTCTGGGTTGATTGACCCTTTTGAACCAGCATGGAAACAACTGGCCTTTTAGTTGAGAACTTTGAACCAGGCCCAAGTTACAGTGcaaagcaaaaaaattaaaaagtactGGAAAACAataaaggggagagagagagagagagagagagagagagaggaaaaggaGGATGGaccaagcaaacaaacaaaaagatgcACCAGTAGGACAATATCATCAGTCCTTTTAATCACCACTCGTAGCCTAGTTACATGAACCTTTTAATAAAAAGGCTTGCTTTGCAAGCAGAGAACAAAGTGGAGTCCAGCACATTTTCCATCCACGGATGctaacttaaaaattaaagttCAATAAAATCGTAACTAACAGAAGCATACCCAGCGTATCTCTTCTGGTTTGTATGACAACCTCCATTTTAAGGAATCTTTCAGCATTTTAGTTGCCTTCTTGACATTCCAGGCACGTGCCCACAAATATCTTGAGATGGATGCATCAGAACAATAAATGGACAACTTATCTGACAATGGCCCTATCAACCTTCTCACCTCGTTAATCTGCAAACATGGCAAATTATGAATCCTTAAGAAGCTTTTCTTCCACAAGAACATTAGCATTTTCATgacccaaactaaaaaaaatatacaaaagacaAGTACCTTAGCCTGCTGCTCATCAGATGTCAAAAGCTTCTCACAGTCATTCGAAGGAGATTTCTTTAAGCCCACACTCATATTTCTCAAAGAAGATACCTGTAGGTCAATAGTAGAACCTTCAGAAAGTGCCATTACctattcttcttcattttgtCAGTGAGGAGAATGAAAGTGTAAGCATGTGTAACAAAAATACTATGTCCCATATACACAACAGTAAGAAATTTCTTATTAAAACAACAAGAAGGCATGCAAGAAAGAAAGTGTCCTCCTTTTCCAACCAGCCACAGAAATTTCTAAATTCTAACCATGCACTCTTTGGAacaaattaaattcaaaattgtatcAAATAGTCAGAAAATTGATCTATACCAAATCTATGCTTGATCACAAAGAAAAACTTAACAGCACAAAATTTGATAACTTAAATTTTTGCTTTAGCCTTTATTTAGTCACTGGAAAAAATATCTAACAAGAACTCAATTAATGACCTCGTACATCGTAATAAGCTCTAAGTAGCAACTAACCAAgattaaaatgaaagaaaatggaATTTTGTCATTGTGAGAAATCTTCTGCATAGCCATCCTGAAATGAACTCCTTGTATGTTATAAAACTTACTGAAACTGCGTTCAAATTGCATCTTCTGTAATGTCCTACATTACTTCCTCCTTTATAGTGGAGGACAAAACTACCAAACCTAGTCCTAAGAAAAAAGGAATACAAGATAGAGAAAGAATGATGGTGGAATATGTTTCACACGCACAGATATCTACTTTTagattgaaaagaagaaaaaaaattgtacagaTATTTCCAGTCCTGGACTAGCATTACAAAGATTTTGAGAATGTTAGAACTGTCCAAAGAATCTGAATTCTTACAAGATCGAAACTGTCACACgcaacaaaatcaaatattttgtcCTACCCTTAGTATTTCTCACAACCGAGATTTCCCATTGATAGGAACCAAAGACCCGCAAATTACTTCCTTGATTCTCTCAAGATGTTTCTCTGGATCACACATTTACAGGATTAAATAGGACTCTTTTGGTGGGTTAAACACAAACACACCCTTAAAGTTTGATAGCTAGTTCCCTCAAACACATCAGTTAGAGACTTGCACCTAGATCCGGTACAAATCAAAAGCCCAGACATGCCAAGTGTATGACACAATTCAGATAGactcggaaaaaaaaaatcatctatgaTTTCTCTCACTGGGTCCTCTATAAGCAAGGATTTAACACCGATTTAGAAGCCAATTTGAGAGGGTCCAAACCTAAAAATTGGGCTGAGAAAATGCATCATCTCTATATTTAGCCATACTTAGTTAAAATGTGGAGCACATTAGCAGCAGCTTTATAGCCAGCAATTTCATTATGGGTTCCTTTATATGCTAATTTAACACTAATAAAGACAGTCCATTAAATCTCTTAGAAGCTGTTAGGGGAAAAAAGCACTCAAAAACTGACATTAATTACTTGAATCACAACTCTACATTCCTGTAAAATATGTATTCTTTGCAATTCGACAACGTGAAACAAGCTTATGTtaaaacatttatatatatatatatatatataagaggagcCTATGTTAAAACATGGTATAAGAGTTGTTTCATTCAGTTAACAATAagaattatatttgtttttatccAGTATAGAACAACTTGGAATAAGCAACCATCGAAAGGTCAGATCtctgttcttttcttcttcttcttcttcttattcaccacacccaaaaaaacaaaaaaacagtaGAAGCCACATGTAATGTGACTCAGAGACCCACATTTGGACTCGCAATTTAATTGACCTTCAACGCTATGAGCAATCTAAGACACAAACGACTCACAAAACCCTCCAAGTAAACATTCGTGTTTCTAATGATGACCAATAAGTTcttacacaaaaacaaaaaccaaaagcaCCCAGTTTTACAAACGTATTTTATTCACCCAAAGTACCAAAACTAGTAGCCTTAGAAATGGACTCGTGAATGGTCCATGTATGCGGTGAAAACAACCCACACAAATTACGGAGTTAAGGGAACAATAAAATCCAAGGCGCATGATAACAGATCCAAGAAAACGAATGCTAAAATGAGGATCTCACCTGCCTGATTCACAAGTGTGAGACTGAGAGAGAAAAGTGAGGCAAATCTTTCGGAGCTCCTCAGTCGTCAACTGCCAGAAACCATAGAAACACCAGGTCAAAGCGAGAAAAGGGTATATCCTTAAGAGCTTTGAGGTGGCAGATGGGGTTCAACTGTTTCTGAAGAATATTACTTCGGATCCACTCGTAGCAGCAGGTGGACAGATAGACGAAACCGGGAAACGTGGTTTATAGCGCCCAAACAAACTTCAATTTCtgctaaataaaaataaattgttttgtgGACGGGACTTTCAAGATACAACACATGCGGGAGAATTAGGGGCCGTCTTCGTTGATTTTTACgacttttttattgtttctggTTTACAATTTGTGTCCAATTTGGGCATTCAAAGCtcaaagtcaaattttgtttcaCACAACCCCCTAAATTAAGGGTAATGCTATATAATTCTTTCTAGAGTTTTTTTACCGTCATTTTCAATGTGATTCTTACCGTCATCTTTAATGTgattgacttttaaaattatcaatagattaaagtttaatatatcatatctcaaatttaataataattttaaaaattaaaatgtgacCCTAAAATAACTTTAGAAAAATTTATAACATTATTCCTAAATTAAAGGATGCCGTGCTTTTTCTCGAAAGGGATGCGGGGAGTGGGTTGCATTTAAGGAAGGCCGTTGTGTTTCATAATTTcgttaaattctttttttttccttaacttTCATATAAATTGACGGGAGCATTTTATCATGTTGCCACGTATACCATATGGAATACAGAGCATGCAGACACAGATCAACACGTCATTTAAtggaatataaaattaatttatttgtataaaaaaaaaaaaaaaaaaaaaaaggaaagaaaaatgctGTGCACTGTACtcgcaaataaataaataaaaagaaaggagggTAACATGTCCCAGGTACGACAGGATTATTAATCAAACAAAATTGACACGTTTTGAATGGCTCAATAATGCATCCAGTCATTCACATCCTAATCTCACACACTTTCACCCTCACACGTACGTACCATATGTTGGGATTAACGATCAAACAAAAGACTGTAAGAGACCATATATGTAGCCTTTTATTCATGTTTGACCTAAACTTctgacaaaaaaaacaaaaaaaagaaaaaattaatgacctcaaacttaatacaaaattaaatgatcAAACCTTTAATTAAATCAGTCAGATTTAAATtgacttaaaaaattattttatacacATATCTCGACACGACCTTAACTCAACACGCAAACATGAATTGCTACCCCTACCATATGCTGGTGTAGGCATCCGGATATACATGAATAAACCATTAACAGATCTGGGTCCTCAACACCTCGTATCACATGGAAAGGGCCACCCCGATTAAATGGCTATACGAAAAAGATTAcgcaataaaaaagaaattcaaggagCTGACAAGATGTAAACTCCTCAGCAAGAAAAAGCAcgacaaaaattttcttatttacttGGATTGTAAATCTAAAGAAATTTAAGATAAcgcatcaaaaagaattttctatGGTTGAACAAGTAATGGACAAATGTACAAGTCATTTGACACCACAAATGCctccaaaataagaaaataaatcttGTGCTTTCCTTCCATTTCTGTACAGAACTTGAGCATTTCCACCGGAGGCAGAGCAGGTATGACATTTTACTTCCCCTTCACACAATTACAAGGAAGGAGATTAAAAAAGGCTTCAAAATTGTACATACCAATTGAGATGTCATCCTAATGCATTTGCACGTCCAAAGAATGTACATAGCATCTTTAAAATGTGAACTACCTAAACTAAAGCATTAACCCTATCAGAGTGAGAGTACCAAGCGCCAATGAGTAATCTGTACGTAAAAGAAGCAAGCGATAATGGGGCATGGCCATAACAGGAAGCTTCTCACTCCCGCGTATTTCAGTTCATCAATGCAAAGGCAAGGCAAGGATTTACCCTCAAAAGGAAACAACTAAAAGATTCTAGTAGGCTGAAGTTTGTGGAGACCACCACTGGATTCCTGGATTACATGTATCAAAAAATGTACAGTATACTCAGATCCACATCTACAAAACTTACGTAACATATACAAGAAGATCGATCTCTTACCTTTGCTGAATGTAAGCTGGTGGATTAAGGATATGATTTTCAACAATCTACCCAAAAGCATCCAGCTCCTGGCAGGAAATCACAGGAATCAATTCAAGCAAAAAGCTCTTGGCACAAAAACAACGACCTTTAAAAACAGGTCGGTTGCTGTCTCTTCCaaacctctcttctttttccttgggAGTTATCGGAGACACAGTTCAGCCCAAATCTGATGCAAATCAAATTTGTCTGACACACAAAGCTCGGGATACAGAGATTTGCTCCGAGGGCTTTGTGACGACGGGGGATCAAGCATCACAACACTAACACCATGAAGCTCCCCATGAGGCACCAAGAGATTTGCAGACAACAATCAACAGCTAGATATCTCTCTTCCCCACAGGCCCAGCAGAACTTTGTTTCTTCTGTATGCCATATCGCCAGGCATCTCTAGATTTATCACCCAATTGATCAAAATCGTCCAAAGAATTCTCCATTGGTGGCTTTAAGGGACGGTAATTCCCATTCCTAGAAGTTATCAACGCACCCGACTTCTCATCATCTTCTGATGGTGTCCCTGACCTGGACTCCAAGTGCATATCTGGTGGTCTATGTCTATTATGCCCAGCTGACCGCAGCCCCCTCATATTGGAGGAGACCTTGCCTGGCAATGGGGTGTAGGCAGGTCCCTTAGGTATGAGAAAATCCTTAGGGAGAGAATCCATGTCGGCATAACATTTCCTGGCTCTGGCGTCAGAAATCAGCGCAGCCCAATCATCAGATTGCATCAAAGCATTAGCATTCCCCATAACCTGTCAACAAATCAAGTTAAATCAGAACATAAACCCAGAATCAAGCCCTTTGGTCTTGTGGGGGCATGTAAGAATGAGTGGAAGTTGCGTATGTGTAATAAACTTAGATACAGGAATGATAGAAAACCATACCCAAAGAGCCCTTCTTGCACGAGTAAGAGCAACATTCATTCGGCGGATATCTGCAACAAAGCCAACTCCATGACTTGATGCACGCACACAAGACATGATAATAACATCACGTTCTTGGCCTTGAAAAGCATCTACAGTATTGATGTACAGATCCTTCCCTTCTTCTGAAATTAAGACATCCTCAAACTCCCGTTGAAGGCATTTTAATTGGAGCTTGTATGGTGTGATTATGCCAACAGAGATTTTTCCCATACCCAAAGTTTTCAAAGTTTTATGAAGATGCTCATACAAGCGAAGACAAAACTGTGCTTCGTGTGTGTTCTGATAAGAGACGGATCCACCTCTGTGAGACTCCCGTCCATGTGTAATATCATAGAATATGTAAGGTCTAAGCAAGGGGTCCTTGTAGTAAATCTCATCAGGTAAATTAGCAATGCTTTCACTGTCAGTAAGGCGTCCTTGGTAAAAGTACCTAGACGGGAAATCTCGGATGTCAGGATGCATCCGATACTGCACAGATAACAACATCGTGGGACATCCTGCTTGCTGGAACCTTTCAAAGAGGCTCCTACTGTATAACAAGGTTCCAGCTGCCTTGCTGATAACTGTTGCAGGGAGCTGCTGGGGATCCCCCACTAGAACACACCGTGCTGCACCAAGTGAAAGAGGAGGAAGGATTGCCACTTCACTGGCTTGGGCTGCTTCATCAATGACTACCATATCAAAACCATGACTCAGACGAGAGAATAACTTGCGACCACTACTCGAGACAGTAGTGAAAACAATCTCAGCTTCATTTGCAAAACTTGCCTCAAGATTAGCACGGGCTTCTTCCAAATTAAAGTTGCTACCAGCACGAAACCTACCCTCTAAAATAAGTAGGCGAGACATCTCAACTAGAATTTTATCCCTGCCTTCAACCACTGCTGCAAGGTTCTGCAGCAATGCGTCCCGATTCTGGTCCCTGGCCACAAGAACGTCGGGGTCAACACCAACAGAACCTTGGGAAcgaacagcagcagcagcaacattTAGTTCTCTTTGAAGACAAGCTATCTGCTGAGAGAACTGAGCTTCACGGCCTCTTAACTGGTGCATCCATCCTAAAACTTCGTCACGACTCTTGACCAAAAGCTGTTCAGTTCTCCGTTCAACAGAAACTGCCTGGGCAGCACGAGTTTGTGAATCAACCCCAACGCGAGCGACATCAGGCCGATAAACTTTCATCTCGCCATCAATGAATCCACGATCAAGGACACGAGCAAGAAGCTCATCAGTTGCAGCATTTGAAGGAGCACAAACTAACATTCTAGGCTTTGGACAGAGTTTTGGAAGCGTTCGGAAGAGATTCTGGTCCATGTTTTGAAGGACCTCATCAATTGATCCCATAGGAACATTGTCAGAATTGCTCTCATTGGCTTGTTTATAGCTTTCAGGGGCTAGTTTCTTAAGCAAAGAAGTGTAGTAGTGCTGATACTGGACCAGATGGATGACATTTAGCATTCCCCAGACTGTATGTGTCTTACCTGTTCCTGGAGGTCCCTGAACGAGAGTAAAGGGCCATGTCTTCGTCATCCCACTAGTTGTACCCGCAGCTGTATGCATTGCAGCCCATTGAATTGCTCCTAGCTGAGGTCCATTGAATGTCCTATGCAGATGATCAACAAAGTTCTGCGTGAAGCATTCTGGCATGGCAGGGGACTGCTGCTCATATTTTGGGAAGTGTTCAGGACTAGGCTGAAGAATCGCAGTTTGCATCTACAGAAAAGAGAAATATGTTAGGTTTTTATTCGTTGAAGCAATATGAAATAGAAGACAACcattaaaatcatattaaacagaTGTGAATTGCCACCTGAGAATTGAGACGACGAAATGCATGCAATGCAATGTACTCTCGCTGTGTTGTTGCAAGAGAACCAAGCACAGTTAGATACCAGATGCCCTTGGGCTGAAGCTTTCTCAGAATATGATCATCATCAACCATGCTGgaaaaaataaaacgaaaaataaCTACTGAAAAAGAGAATTGTCTAAAGAGGCTAAAATGTAACACCATTTATGACTTATATTTCAAAAGTTCAGTGATAACTGATAGCAATCAAGTAATCATGCAACTTGAgggaagaaaaaattgagaattctGACACAACCTGTTAGGTTCATATGAATCGCCAACATAAAAATGAAGGATTGCCCCAGGAGGATCTCGTGTATCAATAGGTATGTGTCGCCTGACAGTACCAGCCACATGTCCACTGATCTCAGGCTCACCATCATCTTCATTTAATGAGGTGTTGCTCCGCTTAGCTCTAACTGCATGACATAATAAGATTTGACATTAGTAGAATTGATCTGATAGAATCAATACTCAATTACTCATACTATAAATCCAACAATTCTCGTATCAAACCTGGTCCAGGCCTGGGTGATGAAAGAACCGCAACATCACCCTCCTTAAATGTCCACTTGCACTCATTCATTGGAAGGACTATCACATCATACCATCCTAAGCCAATAAAAGAACGTTTCAGCTAGTTAACATAACCAGAACAATAATAATACTTATGGATATCTCAGCAGtgttctaaaaaaaatgattaataaatATCTATACATATGTGTGGGTGTGTGAAACCACTAAAAGTGAGAGTTATGATGGAAAAATTTATGTTCTAAGACACAGGTCTGCTTAAATTACAAGATTTCTGCCTACCCTAGaccatttgagaaaaaaaaagaatgcatCAAGGGgcaaaaatgaacaaaaaaggaGCACAAGAAACACTCATTGTTGATGACattaaccctatatatatatatatattttttttttttttgacattaacCCTATATTTCACCCAGGACAAGGTGGAACACTTTGGAGCTATACATATCTATTAGTATTCTactaaatttcaatttaaattatCTTCCAAATAATCCAAGACGATAGCATGGCCAAATTGCTGAGAAAGCatcatttgatttattttttaattaacttgCAACTAAAAATCTTAagtaaataaaatgattagGCTTGCTACCTCTTTCTCGCCTTTCGATGCTCTTTACACGGACCATCACATGTGTAGTATCCCTTGAAATTGTTTCAATTAACTCCTCCCACGTGCTATAAAGCTGTGCCCGGCATTCCTCAAAAAGCAAAGGCTCAAATACTCTAACATACTCTTCTACAGATTCAAATCGACCGGGAACACATTGGAGCTCAGTGTCCTCTGATGCagaataattttaataagttaCACATATTACAaagagaccaaaaacaaaatttgctctccaaaaagaacagatgggaaaaaaaataaaataaaataaaagagagagagagagagagaacagaacGATAGAATTGATAGACCTGGTAATGAAACCCTCAAACTAAAAACATTACTCATAGACACACATTATGGATGCCGGGTAATAAAAT from Corylus avellana chromosome ca1, CavTom2PMs-1.0 encodes the following:
- the LOC132167233 gene encoding uncharacterized protein LOC132167233, translated to MSVGLKKSPSNDCEKLLTSDEQQAKINEVRRLIGPLSDKLSIYCSDASISRYLWARAWNVKKATKMLKDSLKWRLSYKPEEIRWEEVAHEAETGKIYRSNSIDKHGRTVLVMRPSRQNTKSTKGQIKYLVYCMENAILNLPPGQEQMVWLIDFEGFNLSNISVRLTRETAHVLQDHYPERLGVAILYNPPKFFEPFFTVVKPFLEPKTYNKVKFVYADDNNSKKIMEDLFDMDQLESAFGGNDNRGFDINEYAERMREDDKRMFSFWTRGNPPSATPEPALISASLDSINLESDSDASVNEKTEGSPSNEVEQEVVSSGEDMLATDGSKNAT
- the LOC132176200 gene encoding uncharacterized ATP-dependent helicase C29A10.10c produces the protein MGSRGRLLFDLNEPPVEDNESDGVFSFQPQKTHPSMNPNTADLVTASTTPQRIINNHAFSHASSLSGFQPFIRPKPGHGPEMGAEYTRAGDQNPNSTSLSKSSNDEEMQASPSLVPGSAEAPSVEREEGEWSDAEGSADAYGNSSLSELGKASQEQGTSEVRDCFASGVAVDNISSAVKISQSVKDENSSHTSLELDPDPNDQKSHSSRNSESNASLDGHEEPGLVPKQREVKGIEASHALKCANILGKRKIDQKKVEMLGKKRSRQTMFLNLEDVKQAGPIKTSTPRRQAFPPPITTRTVKEVRTTPPSSERIGEKQSQLMTRDQKQVDIPCNEGGTSLETTEPKSECNGDMNSGLLGRPRRLNGDTDLSAEVSLPPIPRQSSWKQPTDSRQMKNLQVSNRKPTLISQNSMDPKLGNKKYLLPKKQTTNSTQYQDTSVERLIREVTNEKFWHHPEDTELQCVPGRFESVEEYVRVFEPLLFEECRAQLYSTWEELIETISRDTTHVMVRVKSIERRERGWYDVIVLPMNECKWTFKEGDVAVLSSPRPGPVRAKRSNTSLNEDDGEPEISGHVAGTVRRHIPIDTRDPPGAILHFYVGDSYEPNSMVDDDHILRKLQPKGIWYLTVLGSLATTQREYIALHAFRRLNSQMQTAILQPSPEHFPKYEQQSPAMPECFTQNFVDHLHRTFNGPQLGAIQWAAMHTAAGTTSGMTKTWPFTLVQGPPGTGKTHTVWGMLNVIHLVQYQHYYTSLLKKLAPESYKQANESNSDNVPMGSIDEVLQNMDQNLFRTLPKLCPKPRMLVCAPSNAATDELLARVLDRGFIDGEMKVYRPDVARVGVDSQTRAAQAVSVERRTEQLLVKSRDEVLGWMHQLRGREAQFSQQIACLQRELNVAAAAVRSQGSVGVDPDVLVARDQNRDALLQNLAAVVEGRDKILVEMSRLLILEGRFRAGSNFNLEEARANLEASFANEAEIVFTTVSSSGRKLFSRLSHGFDMVVIDEAAQASEVAILPPLSLGAARCVLVGDPQQLPATVISKAAGTLLYSRSLFERFQQAGCPTMLLSVQYRMHPDIRDFPSRYFYQGRLTDSESIANLPDEIYYKDPLLRPYIFYDITHGRESHRGGSVSYQNTHEAQFCLRLYEHLHKTLKTLGMGKISVGIITPYKLQLKCLQREFEDVLISEEGKDLYINTVDAFQGQERDVIIMSCVRASSHGVGFVADIRRMNVALTRARRALWVMGNANALMQSDDWAALISDARARKCYADMDSLPKDFLIPKGPAYTPLPGKVSSNMRGLRSAGHNRHRPPDMHLESRSGTPSEDDEKSGALITSRNGNYRPLKPPMENSLDDFDQLGDKSRDAWRYGIQKKQSSAGPVGKRDI